A genomic stretch from Schaalia odontolytica includes:
- a CDS encoding LacI family DNA-binding transcriptional regulator has translation MVDVAELVGVSHQTVSRVVNGKGCVSPRTRERVQGAIGTSLASVWRCFGGVCAPCVERGELSARVPCQRVLVTKNAPMAAHLRASELQPVGKFE, from the coding sequence ATGGTGGACGTGGCCGAATTGGTCGGAGTCTCTCATCAGACGGTGTCTCGCGTGGTGAACGGCAAGGGGTGTGTGTCGCCTCGGACGCGCGAGCGCGTGCAGGGCGCCATCGGTACTTCCTTAGCGAGTGTGTGGCGATGCTTCGGGGGTGTCTGTGCCCCCTGCGTTGAGAGGGGTGAACTCTCGGCGCGGGTGCCATGTCAGAGAGTTCTCGTGACGAAAAATGCGCCGATGGCGGCGCATTTGAGAGCCTCTGAACTGCAACCAGTCGGCAAGTTTGAGTGA
- a CDS encoding leucine-rich repeat protein, with product MSHSKFAVLAFALAGTLSLTALGAPAAHAVSADAAGQANAAASLSADTDGFIINADGVLVGYTGGASEVRIPESVTKIGTSAFANAHLTKMWIPASVREIDDYAFAHQPLVEITFQDDDAHPSQLTYIGERAFIDTPLEHITLPRALEMVGTEAFAEMEKLRSIHVGPSMQEGALLYAFARSPRLERIDVDTANQSYQSLDGVLYTKGLTQLATYPPAKNAGGNYALAEGTQTIGVDAFSYAQITSVTLPSSLRHVEKTAFAGAQITSLTLPDGFESMDDMAFWYMPKLQRVDLGGTTKVADSAFRYDRALTEVNFRPDLKRLTAVSDYAFEDAPLASVTVPDSVTSIGKSAFFGNSSLTRLHLGAGLSSIGESAFFGTKSLSSLTVSSANPVFSVDRGVLYQRSDAGQILVLSLPTNAATEFTVPEGTVEIADSAFSNNTSLRRVVLPEGLTTIGFGAFDGCDNLADIVIPDSVQVARGLVNNGLDMIELGSQVTELWMTPRNTPTPRHVIVRGGSDGEFYYEGKATNGRPDSAFFGEGMTRFTFWFDTPRVLVLPSTVKELKLAEDMAADLKADTAVYVAAPRGSQAWQIAEAAMKQAGYNTANLFEYAEPALSVSGTGIDEAGAGYTLTSAVGVPTTVSVSAQAGVLGTRQMRLVQIESDGRETVLQDWAAMSESSDTATSTGSFSWTPASDGIVARIDVRDESKLVSSTTVTFKASSASAPKHGKWVRSGRSWQYHYADGTRATSTSLVIDGQTYRFTAKGNMRTGWFFEGGAWYYHGFSGEQASGWVLDGSSWYYLSPATGKMQTGWLKDGSSWYYLDPNTGAMATGWLKDASSWYYLSPATGKMQTGWVKDGSSWYYLDPNTGAMATGWLKDASSWYYLKNGSGVMATGRLRIFSSWYTFSQMGELIG from the coding sequence ATGTCCCATTCAAAGTTCGCGGTGCTGGCGTTTGCGCTTGCCGGCACCCTGTCGCTGACTGCGCTTGGCGCGCCTGCTGCCCATGCGGTCAGTGCTGACGCCGCCGGGCAGGCTAACGCTGCCGCCTCGCTGAGCGCAGACACCGACGGCTTCATCATCAACGCCGACGGCGTGCTCGTGGGCTACACCGGTGGTGCCAGCGAGGTACGCATCCCCGAGAGCGTGACCAAGATTGGCACCAGCGCTTTCGCCAACGCGCATCTGACGAAGATGTGGATTCCTGCGTCCGTGCGCGAAATCGACGATTATGCCTTCGCTCACCAGCCCCTCGTAGAGATCACCTTCCAGGATGACGATGCCCACCCCTCGCAGTTGACGTACATCGGAGAGCGCGCCTTCATTGACACGCCGCTGGAGCACATCACGCTGCCCCGCGCCCTCGAGATGGTCGGCACGGAGGCTTTTGCCGAGATGGAGAAGCTGCGTTCTATCCACGTTGGCCCGAGCATGCAAGAGGGCGCTCTACTGTACGCCTTCGCGCGCTCTCCGCGCCTGGAGCGCATTGACGTCGACACGGCCAACCAGAGCTACCAGAGCCTCGACGGCGTCCTGTACACAAAGGGCCTGACTCAACTGGCGACCTACCCGCCAGCGAAGAACGCCGGCGGTAACTATGCGCTCGCCGAAGGGACCCAGACGATCGGCGTGGATGCATTCTCCTACGCTCAGATCACCTCCGTCACCCTGCCCTCGTCCCTGCGCCACGTGGAAAAGACCGCGTTCGCGGGCGCGCAGATCACCTCCCTGACGCTTCCCGACGGCTTCGAATCCATGGATGACATGGCGTTCTGGTACATGCCCAAGCTCCAGCGTGTCGACCTGGGTGGAACGACGAAGGTCGCGGACAGTGCTTTCCGTTACGATAGGGCGCTGACCGAGGTGAACTTCCGCCCGGACCTGAAACGCCTCACCGCGGTGTCCGACTACGCCTTCGAGGACGCGCCGCTTGCATCTGTCACGGTGCCCGACTCGGTGACGAGCATCGGCAAGAGCGCGTTCTTTGGCAACAGTTCCCTGACCCGCCTGCACTTGGGTGCGGGGCTGTCCTCGATCGGAGAATCGGCGTTCTTCGGGACAAAGTCTCTGTCTTCGCTGACTGTGTCTTCGGCCAACCCCGTGTTTTCCGTCGATCGTGGCGTCCTCTACCAGCGCTCCGACGCGGGCCAGATTCTCGTCCTGTCTCTGCCCACGAACGCGGCTACCGAGTTCACGGTGCCCGAAGGCACCGTCGAGATCGCTGACTCCGCGTTCTCGAACAACACGTCCCTGCGTCGCGTTGTCCTTCCCGAGGGCTTGACCACCATTGGCTTTGGTGCCTTCGATGGCTGCGACAACCTGGCCGACATCGTCATTCCCGACTCCGTGCAGGTGGCCCGCGGCCTCGTCAACAACGGCCTGGACATGATCGAACTGGGCTCTCAGGTCACGGAACTGTGGATGACTCCGCGTAACACCCCGACCCCGCGTCACGTCATCGTGCGAGGCGGATCCGATGGCGAATTCTACTACGAGGGTAAGGCCACCAACGGACGTCCCGACAGCGCCTTCTTCGGCGAGGGGATGACTCGCTTCACCTTCTGGTTTGACACGCCCCGCGTTCTGGTCCTGCCTTCGACCGTGAAGGAGCTCAAGCTCGCCGAGGATATGGCGGCCGACCTGAAGGCCGACACCGCCGTCTACGTCGCAGCTCCCAGGGGCTCTCAGGCGTGGCAGATCGCTGAGGCTGCCATGAAGCAAGCTGGGTACAACACGGCCAACCTCTTCGAGTACGCCGAGCCGGCCCTGAGTGTATCGGGCACCGGCATCGACGAGGCCGGGGCCGGGTACACGCTCACCTCAGCGGTTGGCGTCCCGACGACGGTGTCTGTCTCCGCTCAGGCCGGTGTCCTGGGCACACGCCAGATGCGTCTCGTCCAGATCGAGTCCGACGGGCGTGAAACCGTCCTGCAGGACTGGGCCGCGATGTCAGAAAGCTCGGACACCGCCACCTCGACGGGCTCCTTCTCTTGGACCCCGGCCAGCGACGGCATCGTCGCGCGTATCGACGTGCGTGACGAATCGAAACTCGTGAGCTCGACGACCGTGACCTTCAAGGCCTCCTCGGCCTCGGCGCCCAAGCATGGAAAGTGGGTGCGCAGCGGTCGCAGCTGGCAGTACCACTACGCGGACGGTACACGCGCCACGAGCACCTCGCTCGTGATCGACGGACAGACCTACCGCTTTACTGCCAAAGGAAACATGCGCACCGGCTGGTTCTTCGAGGGGGGCGCGTGGTATTACCACGGCTTCTCGGGCGAGCAGGCCTCCGGCTGGGTTCTCGACGGCTCCTCCTGGTACTACCTGAGCCCGGCCACGGGGAAGATGCAAACCGGTTGGCTCAAGGATGGTTCGTCCTGGTACTACCTGGATCCGAACACGGGTGCCATGGCCACGGGTTGGCTTAAGGATGCTTCGTCCTGGTACTACCTGAGCCCGGCCACGGGGAAGATGCAGACCGGATGGGTCAAGGATGGTTCGTCCTGGTACTACCTGGATCCGAACACGGGTGCCATGGCCACGGGTTGGCTTAAGGATGCTTCGTCCTGGTACTACCTGAAGAACGGAAGCGGCGTGATGGCCACGGGCCGACTGCGGATCTTCTCGAGTTGGTACACCTTCTCGCAGATGGGCGAGCTGATCGGCTAG
- a CDS encoding HU family DNA-binding protein → MSVNRTELVAQIAERADLTKAKADEALAAFQAVLVESLAKGEAVKVTGLLSVERVERAARTGRNPRTGEEIKIPAGYGVKLSAGSTLKKAVSK, encoded by the coding sequence ATGTCCGTGAACCGTACCGAGCTTGTCGCTCAGATTGCCGAACGCGCCGACCTGACCAAGGCGAAGGCTGACGAGGCCCTGGCTGCTTTCCAGGCCGTCCTCGTTGAGTCCCTGGCCAAGGGCGAGGCCGTCAAGGTCACCGGTCTGCTCTCGGTCGAGCGTGTTGAGCGCGCCGCCCGCACCGGCCGCAACCCCCGCACTGGCGAAGAGATCAAGATCCCCGCTGGCTACGGCGTGAAGCTCTCCGCTGGCTCCACCCTGAAGAAGGCCGTCTCCAAGTGA
- a CDS encoding solute carrier family 23 protein — protein sequence MASSPSSAPHPVDQVPPFGKLTILGIQHVLAFYAGAVVVPLVIASGLGLDNHTLVHLINADLLTCGIATIIQSAGIGRFIGVKLPLIQGVTFTAVSPLIAIGAAATPPGADPKTGLATMYGSIIAVGLLVFLVAPFFAKLLRFFPPIVTGTLLTVMGTTLLSVSAGDIVAWADRAADDAAKATATFEALGFAFGTIAIIVIIQRLFKGFMGTLSVLLALLIMTAVAFAMGKTDFSGVGEASWLGITTPFYFGIPKFSLTALLAMIIVMAVTAVETTGDVFATGEVVGKRIAPRDIANALRADGLSTLLGGVLNSFPYTCFAQNVGLVRLTRVKSRWVVTAAGVFMIFLGLLPKAAAIVAAIPQPVIGGASLAMFANVAVVGIQTLAKVDLRDNRNAVIVSTSIGLALLVTLKPGIVSVMPSWLQIIFGSGVTIGSLTAIILNLLFFHIGRQASPDVALVDGKKINLDDVNAMDRDQFVATFSTMFSSHTWPVERAWESRPFASVTELRSSFEDAVLAASPEEAEELIASYTDVVSLVLDGAGDEQSSSDTSSLSVGEVTPEEAEELRALAAAYHEKFGRPLVICVDNVVDRKHLLSSGWRRVEHSPAREARFALGEVIDIADLRFDQLVADANPMRAAWDAGFERL from the coding sequence ATGGCATCAAGCCCCTCGTCCGCTCCCCACCCCGTCGATCAAGTCCCTCCCTTTGGGAAACTCACCATTCTGGGCATTCAGCACGTCCTCGCGTTTTACGCGGGTGCCGTGGTCGTTCCCCTCGTTATCGCCTCCGGCCTCGGGCTCGACAACCACACGCTGGTCCACCTCATTAACGCCGATCTGCTCACCTGCGGTATTGCTACCATCATCCAGTCGGCCGGCATCGGCCGCTTCATCGGCGTGAAGCTTCCCCTCATTCAGGGTGTCACCTTCACCGCCGTCTCCCCTCTCATTGCTATCGGAGCTGCGGCCACACCCCCCGGCGCCGACCCGAAGACCGGCCTGGCCACCATGTACGGCTCCATCATCGCCGTCGGCCTTCTCGTCTTCCTGGTCGCCCCCTTCTTCGCCAAGCTCCTGCGTTTCTTCCCACCGATCGTCACGGGTACGCTCCTGACCGTCATGGGCACGACGCTCCTGTCCGTCTCCGCCGGTGACATCGTCGCCTGGGCCGATCGGGCCGCCGATGACGCAGCGAAGGCAACCGCGACATTCGAGGCACTCGGCTTCGCTTTTGGAACGATCGCGATCATCGTCATCATCCAGCGCCTCTTCAAGGGCTTCATGGGCACGCTGTCCGTGCTCCTTGCTCTGCTCATCATGACAGCCGTTGCCTTTGCGATGGGCAAGACCGATTTCTCGGGCGTGGGAGAGGCCAGTTGGTTGGGTATCACCACGCCCTTCTACTTCGGCATCCCGAAGTTCTCGCTCACCGCGCTCCTCGCCATGATCATCGTCATGGCCGTGACCGCCGTGGAGACCACGGGCGACGTCTTCGCCACCGGCGAGGTCGTGGGCAAGCGCATCGCCCCGCGCGACATCGCTAACGCCCTGCGCGCCGACGGCCTGTCCACCCTGCTGGGCGGCGTCCTCAACTCCTTCCCCTACACCTGCTTCGCGCAGAACGTCGGCCTCGTGCGCCTCACCCGCGTGAAGTCCCGCTGGGTCGTCACCGCGGCGGGTGTCTTCATGATCTTCCTGGGTCTGCTGCCCAAGGCGGCGGCCATCGTCGCGGCGATCCCGCAGCCCGTCATCGGCGGCGCCTCCCTGGCCATGTTCGCCAACGTCGCAGTCGTCGGCATCCAGACCCTGGCGAAGGTCGACCTGCGCGACAATCGCAACGCCGTCATCGTCTCCACGTCAATCGGCCTCGCCCTCCTCGTGACTCTGAAGCCCGGCATCGTGAGTGTCATGCCCTCCTGGCTGCAGATCATCTTCGGCTCCGGCGTGACCATCGGCTCGCTGACGGCCATCATCCTGAACCTCCTGTTCTTCCACATCGGACGCCAGGCCTCGCCGGACGTGGCCCTGGTGGACGGCAAGAAGATCAACCTGGACGACGTCAACGCGATGGATCGCGACCAGTTCGTCGCCACCTTCTCGACGATGTTCTCCTCGCACACCTGGCCGGTTGAGCGCGCGTGGGAGTCTCGCCCCTTCGCCTCCGTGACCGAGCTGCGTTCCTCCTTCGAGGACGCTGTCCTGGCGGCCAGCCCCGAGGAAGCCGAGGAGCTCATCGCGTCCTACACGGACGTCGTCTCCCTGGTCCTCGACGGAGCGGGGGACGAACAGTCCAGCTCGGACACCTCATCCCTGTCAGTGGGCGAGGTGACCCCCGAGGAAGCGGAGGAGCTGCGCGCCCTCGCCGCCGCCTACCACGAGAAGTTCGGCCGACCCCTCGTCATCTGCGTGGACAACGTGGTGGACCGCAAGCACCTGCTGTCCTCGGGCTGGCGCCGCGTCGAACACTCCCCCGCCCGCGAAGCACGATTCGCCCTCGGCGAGGTCATCGACATTGCGGACCTGCGTTTCGATCAGCTGGTCGCCGACGCGAACCCCATGCGCGCCGCGTGGGACGCGGGTTTTGAACGTCTCTGA
- a CDS encoding S8 family serine peptidase, whose product MSQRPIPVLALVATGALTLSGVNSPTFAATTAPGDVLPAAPASSPKDQPGTQVEDVLLSVRQADAGGLTLPDASNTRESVDDTPTTIIVQLEEGDAGVPWHRRVFGLSSSTKHDEVKARISSAVADIVPGAQTTTVRDYSHAFDGFAIEAPGSALAAIQATDGVKAAFIERVRATMDTSADGAGNPTLKNASSLAMTRANEATQKGDRQVIEVIDSGLQLDHDAFSGSMDGVDVRMTAADVAAFTSTLAHGKTGTYVNSKIPFAYDYADNDADVVPHSAKDLSHGTHVTAIAAANGDVLQGTAPHAQIVVAKVTSDANGSLTDSAILAALDDALVIKPDVINLSLGDDAGMSSEAGTIFADVYKALADAGITVNAAAGNAFSNAYGNNSGQNKPFATDPDTGTLGEPASYKSTLAVASIDNQEALPYVELGDRKIAYRNALDDRGENVPGLRDIVDKNYRVVFAGAGGSDELEHLTGSDLSDVIVLENKGGTDTRSGQTMTDELKASHLAALSHAPAALMIADTDEAETPYQALVGSTRTIPTVTISKMDAKAIIEAIADADGADVFVRVTHSGVVLASNNPTASEFSSWGVAPDLTLKPEIAAPGGDILSAVLGNDYQRLSGTSMASPQVAGISALVRQRIATDPLFAGKSDADKSALVTNFLMGTARPLIDVELGDGSYYSPRKVGAGAVDALAATTASVYPTVIGAADPSRPKADLGDGTTGWTFQVQLSNLSDTAHTYTLGGQALSELAQEGILLEHSRNWVGEGISLAFSGEAVVEAGDAQQISVPARSSATVTVTVTPEADFITAAEENTPKGTFIDGAVTFASVDETPSLTVPYLGFYGSWGIPNVFDGKWSDNETTPVHVYRSALVNAHSSIPLGSLNPLSDKQYVNLVGKINPDRFIASRAGLANAPDEIVPLTGMLRSVPSVRLTYRNSAGQTVNSYTINRVRKSLYDLATGWTKPGEFSGEEPVFDGYDESGQALPDGRYTLTLEAATDGPSSQTHQMSYEFTLDTKAPVISNVTVHGEGEERTISFDVADDSPLTGIDFHESAGGAWYFRKLIEDDGEIQADGTHRYHCEVSVAELNRAWQEMGRTGEAPATSYLFAWDWGLNPAQQEVRLHSDPSPAPGPAPAPQAGEWKWNGVGWWYRYNDGTYPSNGVAVIDEGTYRFDERGYMRTGWVWESDSWYYHVSSGKQASGWVLDGMTWYYLDPTTGVMATGWVKDGPSWYYLMPGRGAMATGWLHDGGSWYYLSTASGAMVTGWLKDGGRWYYLSPGNGAMATGWLKDGDHWYYLTPGNGAMATGWQWIGWQWYRFADNGQWIG is encoded by the coding sequence ATGTCCCAACGACCAATCCCGGTACTGGCGCTCGTCGCGACCGGAGCCCTCACCCTTAGCGGCGTGAACTCTCCGACCTTCGCGGCGACCACTGCGCCGGGCGATGTGCTCCCCGCAGCCCCGGCCTCGTCACCCAAGGACCAGCCAGGCACACAGGTTGAGGACGTTCTCCTCTCCGTCCGCCAGGCCGACGCCGGTGGGCTGACCCTGCCCGATGCCTCGAACACGCGGGAATCGGTCGACGACACCCCGACGACGATCATCGTCCAGCTTGAGGAGGGCGACGCGGGCGTTCCCTGGCACCGCCGCGTCTTCGGTCTGTCCTCGAGCACAAAGCACGACGAGGTGAAGGCGCGCATCTCCTCCGCCGTCGCTGACATCGTTCCCGGCGCTCAGACCACCACAGTGCGCGACTACTCTCACGCCTTTGACGGCTTCGCCATCGAAGCGCCCGGCTCCGCGCTTGCAGCTATCCAGGCGACCGACGGAGTGAAGGCTGCCTTCATTGAACGCGTGCGCGCCACCATGGACACCAGCGCCGACGGGGCGGGCAACCCCACCCTCAAGAACGCCTCATCCCTGGCGATGACTCGCGCCAACGAGGCGACCCAGAAGGGGGATCGCCAGGTCATCGAGGTCATCGACTCTGGCCTACAGCTCGATCACGACGCCTTCTCTGGCTCCATGGATGGCGTCGACGTGCGGATGACAGCGGCCGACGTGGCTGCCTTCACCTCCACGCTCGCCCACGGCAAGACCGGCACCTACGTCAACAGTAAGATTCCCTTCGCCTACGACTATGCCGACAATGACGCCGACGTCGTGCCCCACTCCGCGAAGGACCTGTCCCACGGCACTCATGTGACCGCGATCGCGGCGGCCAATGGGGACGTTCTACAGGGGACAGCACCCCATGCTCAGATCGTCGTCGCCAAGGTGACATCCGATGCGAATGGTTCCCTGACTGATAGCGCCATCTTGGCTGCCCTCGACGACGCACTCGTCATCAAGCCGGATGTCATCAACCTTTCCCTCGGTGACGACGCCGGTATGAGCAGCGAAGCCGGAACAATCTTCGCCGACGTGTACAAAGCCCTGGCAGACGCGGGGATCACCGTCAACGCTGCCGCGGGTAACGCCTTCTCCAATGCATACGGCAACAACAGCGGACAGAACAAGCCCTTCGCGACAGACCCCGACACGGGTACGCTCGGTGAACCCGCCTCCTATAAGTCAACCCTGGCGGTAGCCTCGATCGACAACCAGGAAGCTCTGCCCTACGTGGAGCTGGGTGACCGAAAGATCGCCTACCGCAACGCCCTCGACGATCGGGGTGAGAACGTGCCCGGCCTGCGCGACATCGTCGACAAGAACTACCGTGTTGTCTTCGCAGGAGCGGGAGGCAGCGACGAGCTCGAGCATCTCACGGGAAGCGATCTATCTGACGTGATCGTTCTCGAGAACAAGGGCGGGACTGATACTCGCAGCGGGCAGACAATGACCGACGAGCTCAAGGCCTCTCATCTGGCAGCCCTCAGCCACGCACCCGCGGCCCTCATGATCGCGGACACCGACGAGGCTGAGACCCCCTACCAGGCGCTCGTGGGCTCGACCCGCACGATCCCGACGGTGACCATCTCCAAGATGGACGCCAAGGCAATCATTGAGGCCATCGCGGACGCTGATGGCGCAGACGTCTTCGTGCGAGTCACCCACTCGGGCGTCGTACTGGCCTCGAACAACCCAACGGCGTCAGAGTTCTCCTCGTGGGGTGTCGCCCCCGACCTGACTCTCAAGCCCGAGATCGCGGCACCCGGTGGTGACATCCTCTCGGCTGTCCTTGGGAACGACTACCAGCGGCTCTCCGGCACATCGATGGCGTCCCCGCAGGTCGCTGGCATCAGTGCTCTCGTGCGCCAGCGCATCGCGACTGATCCTCTGTTTGCGGGCAAGTCCGACGCGGACAAGAGCGCGCTCGTCACGAACTTCCTCATGGGAACCGCCCGCCCGCTCATCGACGTCGAGCTGGGCGACGGAAGCTACTATTCACCGCGCAAGGTGGGGGCTGGTGCCGTCGATGCGCTCGCCGCGACCACCGCGAGCGTCTACCCGACGGTCATCGGAGCGGCCGACCCCTCGCGCCCCAAAGCTGACCTGGGTGACGGCACGACGGGCTGGACCTTCCAGGTACAGCTCTCGAACCTCTCCGACACCGCCCACACGTACACGCTCGGCGGTCAGGCACTGTCGGAACTTGCGCAGGAGGGAATCCTCCTCGAACACTCCCGGAACTGGGTGGGAGAGGGAATTTCCCTGGCCTTCTCGGGTGAGGCAGTGGTCGAGGCTGGCGACGCTCAGCAGATCTCCGTTCCCGCTCGGTCGAGCGCGACCGTGACCGTCACCGTCACGCCCGAGGCCGACTTCATCACCGCCGCCGAGGAAAACACCCCGAAGGGAACATTCATCGACGGTGCCGTAACCTTCGCCAGCGTCGACGAAACGCCGAGCCTGACGGTGCCGTACCTGGGCTTCTACGGATCGTGGGGGATCCCCAACGTATTCGACGGAAAGTGGTCAGATAACGAGACGACACCCGTGCACGTCTACCGATCCGCACTGGTCAACGCCCATTCCTCAATCCCCTTGGGTTCTCTGAATCCGCTGTCGGACAAGCAGTACGTGAACCTGGTCGGCAAGATCAACCCCGACCGCTTCATCGCGTCGCGTGCCGGGCTTGCCAATGCCCCCGACGAGATCGTTCCTCTCACGGGCATGCTGCGTTCCGTCCCATCGGTGAGGCTGACCTATCGCAACTCCGCAGGTCAAACCGTAAACTCCTACACGATCAACCGCGTGCGCAAGTCTCTGTACGACCTGGCGACCGGCTGGACGAAGCCCGGTGAGTTCTCCGGTGAGGAACCCGTCTTCGACGGGTACGACGAGTCGGGTCAGGCGCTGCCTGACGGACGCTACACGCTGACGCTCGAGGCGGCAACGGACGGCCCCTCCTCACAGACCCACCAGATGAGCTACGAGTTCACGTTGGATACGAAGGCCCCCGTCATCTCCAACGTGACGGTCCATGGTGAGGGCGAGGAACGCACGATCTCCTTCGATGTCGCCGACGACTCGCCCTTGACGGGCATCGACTTCCACGAGTCCGCCGGCGGGGCGTGGTACTTCCGCAAGCTCATCGAAGACGACGGTGAGATCCAAGCTGACGGTACGCACCGCTACCACTGTGAGGTCTCCGTCGCCGAGCTGAACCGAGCCTGGCAGGAGATGGGCCGCACGGGCGAAGCCCCGGCCACCTCCTACCTGTTCGCCTGGGACTGGGGCCTCAACCCCGCCCAGCAGGAAGTGCGCCTCCACAGTGACCCGAGCCCGGCACCCGGGCCGGCCCCCGCCCCGCAAGCCGGTGAGTGGAAGTGGAACGGTGTGGGTTGGTGGTACCGCTACAACGACGGCACCTACCCGAGCAACGGCGTGGCCGTCATCGACGAAGGCACATACCGATTCGACGAGCGCGGCTACATGCGCACCGGCTGGGTGTGGGAGAGCGACTCGTGGTACTACCACGTCTCCTCCGGTAAACAAGCCAGCGGCTGGGTGCTCGACGGCATGACCTGGTACTACCTGGATCCCACCACTGGCGTCATGGCGACCGGCTGGGTTAAGGACGGTCCCTCCTGGTATTACCTGATGCCCGGTCGTGGTGCGATGGCAACCGGCTGGCTACACGATGGTGGTTCCTGGTACTACCTCAGCACCGCTTCCGGTGCCATGGTCACCGGCTGGCTCAAGGATGGGGGACGCTGGTACTACCTGTCCCCCGGCAACGGAGCGATGGCAACCGGCTGGCTCAAGGACGGGGATCACTGGTACTACCTGACGCCCGGCAACGGAGCGATGGCAACCGGCTGGCAATGGATCGGCTGGCAGTGGTACCGCTTCGCCGATAACGGCCAGTGGATCGGCTGA